A single Tachypleus tridentatus isolate NWPU-2018 chromosome 9, ASM421037v1, whole genome shotgun sequence DNA region contains:
- the LOC143225080 gene encoding uncharacterized protein LOC143225080 isoform X1, with product MTSLNETTVLCRTRAQDLKSVKKLNCWGSELCDVSIIKHMPNVEVLSLSVNRLSSLADFAHCPNLQELYIRKNNISNINEICYLQNVSKLRSLWLADNPCAEKENYRMTVLRTLPHLQKLDNLMVQPEEIVRAQKEGDILIHPEDIVEKNESPLGAKEMHSVKPIHIPSSVPQAREFNCNNLRKEEICPTRPEVLMESASRKEDNAIKQERRAAASLFARVEKDPFGDIYSPGRAENCQPFHLTSEPSSQHGVVPHQHAFHARVQTLVDHSGRRSRKNVELGCENSLVTRTSDTASIGHPIIDSKDLQQALESDSSGSIGDGYRYVHRVQPLEVRHISHSDNMHHNGSNQKGDKVSPTRLLTKGGKNRQNANILSAVLCLIKELDYASLEVVETAIHCRMEEMDD from the exons ATGACTTCTCTGAatgaaacaacagttttatgCCGAACCAGAGCTCAGGATTTGAAGAGTGTAAAAAAGCTTAATTGCTG GGGCAGTGAACTGTGTGATGTCAGCATTATCAAGCATATGCCTAATGTTGAAGTTTTGTCCCTAAG tgTGAACCGTCTATCCAGTTTGGCTGACTTTGCTCATTGTCCAAACCTTCAAGAGCTTTATATAAGGAAGAACAATATTTCTAATATCAATGAAATTTGTTACCTACAAAATGTATCAAAACTTCGAAGTCTTTGGTTAGCTGACAATCCATGTGCAGAGAAAGAAAATTACCGCATGACAGTCCTACGTACATTGCCACATCTTCAGAAACTTGATAATTTAA TGGTTCAGCCAGAGGAAATAGTCCGAGCCCAGAAAGAAGGTGATATTTTAATCCATCCTGAAGATATTGTAGAAAAGAACGAATCTCCACTAGGTGCCAAGGAGATGCATTCTGTAAAACCAATTCACATTCCATCCTCTGTTCCACAAGCCAGAGAATTTAATTGCAATAACTTAAG GAAGGAGGAAATTTGCCCAACTCGACCAGAAGTTTTAATGGAGTCAGCTTCAAGAAAAGAAGATAATGCAATTAAACAAGAACGTCGTGCTGCTGCTTCTCTGTTTGCCAGAGTTGAAAAAGATCCTTTTGGTGATATTTATTCTCCAGGAAGGGCTGAAAACTGTCAGCCATTTCACTTGACATCTGAACCATCCTCTCAGCATGGTGTAGTTCCACACCAACATGCTTTCCATGCTCGTGTTCAAACTCTAGTTGACCATTCTGGTAGACGATCTCGCAAAAATGTAGAGCTTGGCTGTGAGAACTCTCTTGTAACAAGAACGAGTGATACTGCTTCCATAGGACATCCAATTATAGATTCAAAAGATCTTCAACAGGCTCTTGAATCTGACAGCAGTGGTTCCATTGGAGATGGATATCGTTATGTCCACAGGGTCCAACCACTTGAGGTGCGTCATATTTCTCATTCTGATAATATGCATCACAATGGTTCCAATCAAAAAGGTGACAAAGTATCACCTACTCGTCTTCTTACAAAAGGAGGAAAGAATAGG
- the LOC143225080 gene encoding uncharacterized protein LOC143225080 isoform X2, producing the protein MTSLNETTVLCRTRAQDLKSVKKLNCWGSELCDVSIIKHMPNVEVLSLSVNRLSSLADFAHCPNLQELYIRKNNISNINEICYLQNVSKLRSLWLADNPCAEKENYRMTVLRTLPHLQKLDNLMVQPEEIVRAQKEGDILIHPEDIVEKNESPLGAKEMHSVKPIHIPSSVPQAREFNCNNLRKEEICPTRPEVLMESASRKEDNAIKQERRAAASLFARVEKDPFGDIYSPGRAENCQPFHLTSEPSSQHGVVPHQHAFHARVQTLVDHSGRRSRKNVELGCENSLVTRTSDTASIGHPIIDSKDLQQALESDSSGSIGDGYRYVHRVQPLEVRHISHSDNMHHNGSNQKGDKVSPTRLLTKGGKNRNANILSAVLCLIKELDYASLEVVETAIHCRMEEMDD; encoded by the exons ATGACTTCTCTGAatgaaacaacagttttatgCCGAACCAGAGCTCAGGATTTGAAGAGTGTAAAAAAGCTTAATTGCTG GGGCAGTGAACTGTGTGATGTCAGCATTATCAAGCATATGCCTAATGTTGAAGTTTTGTCCCTAAG tgTGAACCGTCTATCCAGTTTGGCTGACTTTGCTCATTGTCCAAACCTTCAAGAGCTTTATATAAGGAAGAACAATATTTCTAATATCAATGAAATTTGTTACCTACAAAATGTATCAAAACTTCGAAGTCTTTGGTTAGCTGACAATCCATGTGCAGAGAAAGAAAATTACCGCATGACAGTCCTACGTACATTGCCACATCTTCAGAAACTTGATAATTTAA TGGTTCAGCCAGAGGAAATAGTCCGAGCCCAGAAAGAAGGTGATATTTTAATCCATCCTGAAGATATTGTAGAAAAGAACGAATCTCCACTAGGTGCCAAGGAGATGCATTCTGTAAAACCAATTCACATTCCATCCTCTGTTCCACAAGCCAGAGAATTTAATTGCAATAACTTAAG GAAGGAGGAAATTTGCCCAACTCGACCAGAAGTTTTAATGGAGTCAGCTTCAAGAAAAGAAGATAATGCAATTAAACAAGAACGTCGTGCTGCTGCTTCTCTGTTTGCCAGAGTTGAAAAAGATCCTTTTGGTGATATTTATTCTCCAGGAAGGGCTGAAAACTGTCAGCCATTTCACTTGACATCTGAACCATCCTCTCAGCATGGTGTAGTTCCACACCAACATGCTTTCCATGCTCGTGTTCAAACTCTAGTTGACCATTCTGGTAGACGATCTCGCAAAAATGTAGAGCTTGGCTGTGAGAACTCTCTTGTAACAAGAACGAGTGATACTGCTTCCATAGGACATCCAATTATAGATTCAAAAGATCTTCAACAGGCTCTTGAATCTGACAGCAGTGGTTCCATTGGAGATGGATATCGTTATGTCCACAGGGTCCAACCACTTGAGGTGCGTCATATTTCTCATTCTGATAATATGCATCACAATGGTTCCAATCAAAAAGGTGACAAAGTATCACCTACTCGTCTTCTTACAAAAGGAGGAAAGAATAGG
- the LOC143225080 gene encoding uncharacterized protein LOC143225080 isoform X3: MTSLNETTVLCRTRAQDLKSVKKLNCWGSELCDVSIIKHMPNVEVLSLSVNRLSSLADFAHCPNLQELYIRKNNISNINEICYLQNVSKLRSLWLADNPCAEKENYRMTVLRTLPHLQKLDNLMVQPEEIVRAQKEGDILIHPEDIVEKNESPLGAKEMHSVKPIHIPSSVPQAREFNCNNLRKEEICPTRPEVLMESASRKEDNAIKQERRAAASLFARVEKDPFGDIYSPGRAENCQPFHLTSEPSSQHGVVPHQHAFHARVQTLVDHSGRRSRKNVELGCENSLVTRTSDTASIGHPIIDSKDLQQALESDSSGSIGDGYRYVHRVQPLEVRHISHSDNMHHNGSNQKGDKVSPTRLLTKGGKNRVFPSRILYTSRLSVRLSKLF; this comes from the exons ATGACTTCTCTGAatgaaacaacagttttatgCCGAACCAGAGCTCAGGATTTGAAGAGTGTAAAAAAGCTTAATTGCTG GGGCAGTGAACTGTGTGATGTCAGCATTATCAAGCATATGCCTAATGTTGAAGTTTTGTCCCTAAG tgTGAACCGTCTATCCAGTTTGGCTGACTTTGCTCATTGTCCAAACCTTCAAGAGCTTTATATAAGGAAGAACAATATTTCTAATATCAATGAAATTTGTTACCTACAAAATGTATCAAAACTTCGAAGTCTTTGGTTAGCTGACAATCCATGTGCAGAGAAAGAAAATTACCGCATGACAGTCCTACGTACATTGCCACATCTTCAGAAACTTGATAATTTAA TGGTTCAGCCAGAGGAAATAGTCCGAGCCCAGAAAGAAGGTGATATTTTAATCCATCCTGAAGATATTGTAGAAAAGAACGAATCTCCACTAGGTGCCAAGGAGATGCATTCTGTAAAACCAATTCACATTCCATCCTCTGTTCCACAAGCCAGAGAATTTAATTGCAATAACTTAAG GAAGGAGGAAATTTGCCCAACTCGACCAGAAGTTTTAATGGAGTCAGCTTCAAGAAAAGAAGATAATGCAATTAAACAAGAACGTCGTGCTGCTGCTTCTCTGTTTGCCAGAGTTGAAAAAGATCCTTTTGGTGATATTTATTCTCCAGGAAGGGCTGAAAACTGTCAGCCATTTCACTTGACATCTGAACCATCCTCTCAGCATGGTGTAGTTCCACACCAACATGCTTTCCATGCTCGTGTTCAAACTCTAGTTGACCATTCTGGTAGACGATCTCGCAAAAATGTAGAGCTTGGCTGTGAGAACTCTCTTGTAACAAGAACGAGTGATACTGCTTCCATAGGACATCCAATTATAGATTCAAAAGATCTTCAACAGGCTCTTGAATCTGACAGCAGTGGTTCCATTGGAGATGGATATCGTTATGTCCACAGGGTCCAACCACTTGAGGTGCGTCATATTTCTCATTCTGATAATATGCATCACAATGGTTCCAATCAAAAAGGTGACAAAGTATCACCTACTCGTCTTCTTACAAAAGGAGGAAAGAATAGG
- the LOC143225080 gene encoding uncharacterized protein LOC143225080 isoform X4 — translation MTSLNETTVLCRTRAQDLKSVKKLNCWGSELCDVSIIKHMPNVEVLSLSVNRLSSLADFAHCPNLQELYIRKNNISNINEICYLQNVSKLRSLWLADNPCAEKENYRMTVLRTLPHLQKLDNLMVQPEEIVRAQKEGDILIHPEDIVEKNESPLGAKEMHSVKPIHIPSSVPQAREFNCNNLRKEEICPTRPEVLMESASRKEDNAIKQERRAAASLFARVEKDPFGDIYSPGRAENCQPFHLTSEPSSQHGVVPHQHAFHARVQTLVDHSGRRSRKNVELGCENSLVTRTSDTASIGHPIIDSKDLQQALESDSSGSIGDGYRYVHRVQPLEVRHISHSDNMHHNGSNQKGDKVSPTRLLTKGGKNRYMR, via the exons ATGACTTCTCTGAatgaaacaacagttttatgCCGAACCAGAGCTCAGGATTTGAAGAGTGTAAAAAAGCTTAATTGCTG GGGCAGTGAACTGTGTGATGTCAGCATTATCAAGCATATGCCTAATGTTGAAGTTTTGTCCCTAAG tgTGAACCGTCTATCCAGTTTGGCTGACTTTGCTCATTGTCCAAACCTTCAAGAGCTTTATATAAGGAAGAACAATATTTCTAATATCAATGAAATTTGTTACCTACAAAATGTATCAAAACTTCGAAGTCTTTGGTTAGCTGACAATCCATGTGCAGAGAAAGAAAATTACCGCATGACAGTCCTACGTACATTGCCACATCTTCAGAAACTTGATAATTTAA TGGTTCAGCCAGAGGAAATAGTCCGAGCCCAGAAAGAAGGTGATATTTTAATCCATCCTGAAGATATTGTAGAAAAGAACGAATCTCCACTAGGTGCCAAGGAGATGCATTCTGTAAAACCAATTCACATTCCATCCTCTGTTCCACAAGCCAGAGAATTTAATTGCAATAACTTAAG GAAGGAGGAAATTTGCCCAACTCGACCAGAAGTTTTAATGGAGTCAGCTTCAAGAAAAGAAGATAATGCAATTAAACAAGAACGTCGTGCTGCTGCTTCTCTGTTTGCCAGAGTTGAAAAAGATCCTTTTGGTGATATTTATTCTCCAGGAAGGGCTGAAAACTGTCAGCCATTTCACTTGACATCTGAACCATCCTCTCAGCATGGTGTAGTTCCACACCAACATGCTTTCCATGCTCGTGTTCAAACTCTAGTTGACCATTCTGGTAGACGATCTCGCAAAAATGTAGAGCTTGGCTGTGAGAACTCTCTTGTAACAAGAACGAGTGATACTGCTTCCATAGGACATCCAATTATAGATTCAAAAGATCTTCAACAGGCTCTTGAATCTGACAGCAGTGGTTCCATTGGAGATGGATATCGTTATGTCCACAGGGTCCAACCACTTGAGGTGCGTCATATTTCTCATTCTGATAATATGCATCACAATGGTTCCAATCAAAAAGGTGACAAAGTATCACCTACTCGTCTTCTTACAAAAGGAGGAAAGAATAGG